Proteins found in one Massilia sp. H6 genomic segment:
- the hemW gene encoding radical SAM family heme chaperone HemW encodes MIPIKVAGPVPGEARNAATTALQYLQPGALNLTALPPLSLYIHFPWCVRKCPYCDFNSHEAKGELPEKDYLDAVRLDLEQSLPMIWGRKIHTVFIGGGTPSLMSAGGLDRLLSDVRTLLPLEIGAEITMEANPGTFEAERFKSYRDSGVNRLSIGIQSFNGAHLKALGRIHDHTEALRAVEIARTTFDNFNLDLMFALPSQTLDEARRDLETALSFAPPHLSMYHLTMEPNTVFAKYPPALPDDDLSADMQDMILDATAAAGYHHYEVSAYAQAGKQSRHNLNYWGFGDYLGIGAGAHSKISFPHRVLRQARYKQPNSFMEAARRGNPVQEEHEIARADMGFEFMLNTLRLVDGFEPNLFAERTGMNIGSIGKALNEAEAKGLLYRDHKLIRPTELGQRFLNDLQEMFLAG; translated from the coding sequence ATGATCCCGATTAAAGTTGCCGGTCCCGTTCCCGGCGAAGCGCGTAACGCCGCCACCACGGCCCTGCAATACCTGCAGCCGGGCGCGCTGAACCTTACCGCCTTGCCGCCGCTGTCGCTCTACATTCACTTTCCGTGGTGCGTGCGCAAGTGCCCGTATTGCGACTTCAATTCGCACGAAGCCAAGGGTGAACTGCCCGAGAAGGATTATCTCGACGCCGTGCGCCTCGACCTGGAACAATCGCTGCCAATGATCTGGGGCCGCAAGATCCACACCGTGTTCATCGGCGGAGGCACCCCGAGCCTGATGTCAGCCGGCGGGCTCGATCGCCTGCTGTCGGACGTGCGCACCTTGCTGCCCCTGGAAATCGGCGCCGAGATCACCATGGAAGCCAATCCCGGCACCTTCGAGGCCGAGCGCTTCAAGTCCTACCGCGACAGCGGCGTCAACCGCCTGTCGATCGGCATCCAGAGCTTTAATGGCGCCCACCTGAAGGCGCTGGGCCGCATCCACGACCACACCGAAGCCCTGCGCGCGGTGGAGATTGCGCGCACAACGTTCGATAACTTCAACCTCGACCTGATGTTCGCGCTGCCGTCGCAGACGCTCGACGAAGCGCGGCGCGACCTGGAAACGGCGCTCTCGTTTGCGCCGCCACACCTGTCGATGTATCACCTGACGATGGAACCGAACACGGTGTTCGCCAAATACCCGCCGGCGCTGCCGGACGACGACCTGAGCGCCGACATGCAGGACATGATCCTCGACGCCACGGCCGCCGCCGGCTACCATCACTACGAGGTCTCGGCCTATGCGCAAGCCGGCAAGCAGTCCAGGCACAACCTGAATTATTGGGGTTTTGGCGACTATCTCGGCATCGGCGCCGGCGCGCATTCAAAGATCTCGTTCCCGCACCGCGTTCTGCGCCAGGCCCGCTACAAGCAGCCGAACTCGTTCATGGAAGCAGCCAGGCGCGGCAATCCGGTGCAAGAAGAACACGAGATTGCCCGCGCCGACATGGGCTTCGAGTTCATGCTCAATACGCTGCGCCTGGTCGACGGCTTCGAGCCGAATTTGTTCGCCGAGCGCACTGGCATGAATATCGGCAGCATCGGCAAGGCCCTGAACGAGGCCGAAGCCAAGGGATTGCTGTATCGCGACCACAAGCTGATCCGCCCGACCGAGCTGGGTCAGCGCTTCTTGAATGATCTGCAGGAAATGTTCCTGGCGGGGTGA
- a CDS encoding TetR family transcriptional regulator: protein MARKTKAEAAATRDSILDAAEKLFAEQGVSRTTLQHIASEAGVTRGAIYWHFLDKGALLQAMMNRAKMPLEEALLLLDTNEGGDPMQDLREYVMTVLRVTASDPKARRVFEIVTLKMEFVADAVVMRAGRREKQLIWMQRVETRLKQAKSLGSVRQDLDPVAVANGMWIIMDGLIRNWLFDTDAYDLVGLGGAVVDTYLLGLRNC, encoded by the coding sequence ATGGCACGTAAAACCAAAGCGGAAGCTGCGGCGACCCGCGACAGCATCCTGGACGCTGCTGAAAAATTGTTTGCTGAACAAGGAGTCTCAAGAACAACTTTACAGCATATTGCCAGTGAAGCGGGGGTAACTCGCGGTGCAATTTATTGGCACTTTCTTGACAAGGGTGCGCTGCTGCAGGCGATGATGAATCGGGCCAAGATGCCGCTTGAAGAAGCGCTGCTGCTGCTCGATACAAACGAGGGCGGCGACCCGATGCAGGACTTGCGCGAATATGTGATGACGGTATTGCGGGTGACTGCCAGCGATCCGAAAGCGCGCCGCGTATTCGAGATCGTGACGCTCAAGATGGAATTCGTGGCCGACGCCGTCGTCATGCGCGCGGGGCGGCGCGAAAAGCAGCTGATCTGGATGCAGCGGGTGGAAACCCGTCTGAAGCAGGCCAAGTCCCTGGGTAGCGTCAGGCAGGATCTCGATCCGGTGGCGGTGGCCAACGGCATGTGGATCATCATGGATGGGCTGATCCGCAACTGGCTGTTCGATACCGATGCCTACGACCTGGTCGGGCTGGGCGGGGCGGTCGTCGATACCTATCTGCTGGGGCTGCGCAACTGCTGA
- a CDS encoding efflux transporter outer membrane subunit, producing the protein MIKKLTSLAPLALAMTLAGCMSLAPKYERPAAPVTQAYPEVPKAATAPTGPMAAEAPASLAWRGFFADDRLRGLIEQALVNNRDLRIALANIEQARAQFRITRAERLPVVGVAVSGQRQTSGQDQPIDSIYQAGLAVSAFELDLFGRVRNLSEAALAQYLATEEARKTTQIALVASVANAYLQLLADEELLAITRQALGTRQESMRLTQLRFDYGVSSRIELQQARSLVETALTTLAAQQRQRAQDINLLTLLVGGPVGESPAGTTLAATELPDLPAGLPSDLLINRPDIRSAELGLIAANANIGAARANFFPRITLTGSVGSASTELSGLFKSGSFGWTFAPQAILPIFDYGRNTAVLGSARAGRDIAVAQYERAIQTAFREVADALAGQATFSEQLRAQRAVAEAEADRFNLADLRYKNGAASYLDLLDAQRSLFQAQQAAVQANLLRLQNQVSLYRVLGGGWSEPEAR; encoded by the coding sequence ATGATAAAAAAACTCACCTCCCTGGCACCACTGGCGCTGGCAATGACGCTGGCAGGCTGCATGTCGCTGGCACCGAAGTACGAGCGTCCGGCGGCGCCGGTCACCCAGGCTTACCCTGAAGTGCCCAAGGCGGCTACCGCACCGACTGGCCCCATGGCCGCCGAGGCCCCGGCCAGCCTGGCCTGGCGGGGCTTCTTTGCCGACGACCGCCTGCGCGGCCTGATCGAGCAGGCGCTGGTGAACAACCGCGACCTGCGCATCGCGCTCGCCAACATCGAGCAGGCGCGCGCGCAGTTTCGCATCACCCGCGCCGAACGCTTGCCGGTCGTGGGCGTGGCCGTGAGCGGGCAGCGCCAGACCAGCGGCCAGGACCAGCCGATCGACAGCATCTACCAGGCCGGCCTGGCGGTATCGGCTTTCGAACTCGACCTGTTCGGCCGGGTGCGCAATCTATCCGAAGCCGCGCTGGCCCAATACCTGGCGACCGAAGAGGCGCGCAAGACCACCCAGATCGCCCTGGTAGCGTCGGTAGCCAATGCCTACCTGCAGCTGCTGGCCGACGAAGAACTGCTGGCGATTACCCGGCAGGCGCTGGGCACGCGCCAGGAATCGATGCGCCTGACCCAGCTGCGCTTCGATTACGGTGTGTCGTCGCGGATCGAGTTGCAGCAGGCGCGCTCGCTGGTGGAAACCGCGCTGACCACGCTTGCCGCCCAGCAGCGCCAGCGCGCGCAAGACATCAACCTGCTCACGCTGCTGGTGGGCGGCCCGGTCGGCGAGTCGCCGGCTGGCACCACGCTGGCTGCCACCGAGCTGCCCGACCTCCCGGCCGGCCTGCCATCGGACCTGTTGATCAACCGTCCGGACATCCGTTCGGCCGAGCTGGGCCTGATCGCGGCCAACGCCAACATCGGCGCGGCGCGCGCCAACTTCTTCCCGCGCATTACGCTGACCGGCAGCGTCGGCAGCGCCAGTACCGAACTGTCCGGCCTGTTCAAGAGCGGCTCGTTCGGCTGGACCTTTGCGCCACAGGCGATCCTGCCGATCTTCGACTACGGCCGCAATACCGCGGTGCTGGGCAGCGCCCGCGCCGGACGCGACATCGCCGTGGCGCAGTACGAGCGCGCAATCCAGACCGCCTTCCGCGAGGTGGCCGATGCGCTGGCCGGCCAGGCCACGTTCAGCGAACAGCTGCGCGCCCAGCGCGCAGTGGCCGAAGCCGAAGCCGACCGCTTCAACCTGGCCGACCTGCGCTACAAGAACGGCGCGGCCAGCTACCTCGACCTGCTCGACGCGCAGCGCTCGCTGTTCCAGGCGCAGCAGGCGGCCGTGCAGGCTAACCTGCTGCGCCTGCAAAACCAGGTGAGCCTGTATCGCGTGCTCGGCGGTGGGTGGAGCGAGCCGGAGGCGCGCTAA
- the tal gene encoding transaldolase, which produces MNQLEQLKQYTTVVADTGDFQSIKAYTPQDATTNPSLILKAVQKPEYRPLLEKAILDAPHASIDDIVDNLLIGFGVEILKFVPGRVSTEIDAALSFDTEATVAKGRELIALYEKAGVARERVLIKIASTWEGIRAAEILEQEGIRCNLTLLFSLCQAIACAEAGVQLISPFVGRIYDWHKKSTGLEYQGADDPGVQSVKRIYQYYRTFGYQTEVMGASFRNTSQIQELAGCDLLTISPDLLQKLADSDAPLERKLVAEAQAGLEKITMDEKTFRFMLNEDAMGTEKLAEGIRAFVADSIKLKQMIGTMR; this is translated from the coding sequence ATGAACCAACTCGAACAACTCAAGCAATACACCACCGTGGTCGCCGACACCGGCGACTTCCAGTCGATCAAGGCCTATACGCCGCAGGATGCGACCACCAATCCGTCGCTGATCCTGAAGGCGGTGCAAAAGCCCGAATACCGTCCGCTGCTCGAAAAGGCTATCCTGGACGCGCCGCATGCGAGCATCGACGACATCGTCGACAACCTCCTGATCGGTTTCGGCGTCGAGATCCTGAAGTTCGTGCCGGGCCGCGTGTCGACCGAGATCGACGCCGCCCTCTCCTTCGATACCGAAGCCACCGTCGCCAAGGGCCGCGAACTGATCGCCCTGTACGAAAAGGCCGGCGTCGCGCGCGAGCGCGTCTTGATCAAGATCGCCTCGACCTGGGAAGGCATCCGCGCCGCCGAGATCCTGGAGCAGGAAGGCATCCGCTGCAACCTGACGCTGCTGTTCTCGCTGTGCCAGGCGATCGCCTGCGCCGAGGCTGGCGTGCAGCTGATTTCTCCGTTCGTCGGCCGCATCTACGACTGGCACAAGAAGTCTACCGGCCTTGAGTACCAGGGCGCCGACGATCCGGGCGTGCAATCGGTCAAGCGCATTTACCAGTACTACCGCACCTTCGGCTACCAGACCGAAGTGATGGGCGCGAGCTTCCGCAATACTTCGCAGATCCAGGAACTGGCCGGCTGCGACCTCTTGACCATTTCGCCGGACCTGCTGCAAAAGCTGGCCGACAGCGATGCGCCGCTCGAACGCAAGCTGGTCGCCGAGGCCCAGGCTGGCCTGGAGAAGATCACGATGGATGAAAAGACCTTCCGCTTCATGCTCAACGAAGATGCGATGGGCACCGAAAAGCTGGCCGAAGGCATTCGCGCCTTCGTAGCCGATTCGATCAAGCTCAAGCAGATGATCGGCACGATGCGCTGA
- a CDS encoding efflux RND transporter periplasmic adaptor subunit, which produces MRSQYSATSLTRIAAATLVAAALLSACGKKDAAPAAGGPGGGRPAPEVGVITTKFESVALQTELPARAEPARTAQVRARVNGVVLKRLFTEGSEVREGQSLFRIDPAPYQAQVAAAQADLGRAQATLTQAASLAERYKPLVEANAISKLEYTNAVAARKQAEAAVAASRAQVRIAQINAGYADVTAPISGRIGRTLVTEGALVSAAEATQMALIQQTNPMYLNITQSASELQRLRKQAGGKVNDAPVTVLLDDGTELPTRGRLLFSDVTVDPGTGQVTLRATVANPDNALLPGQYVRVRLAQAQVANGIVVPQQAVTRGGAQGDTLMVVGADNKPTPRTVKIGSQQGNAWVVTEGLKEGERVMVDGFQKLQMLPPGTPVKPVPWAPAAAAPASAAR; this is translated from the coding sequence ATGCGCTCACAATACTCCGCCACGTCCCTCACACGGATCGCTGCCGCCACCCTGGTGGCGGCAGCGCTGCTGTCGGCTTGCGGCAAGAAAGACGCCGCCCCTGCCGCGGGCGGCCCCGGCGGCGGCAGGCCGGCCCCGGAAGTCGGTGTCATCACCACCAAGTTCGAGTCGGTCGCGCTGCAGACGGAATTGCCGGCCCGCGCCGAACCAGCCCGTACTGCCCAGGTCCGCGCCCGCGTCAACGGCGTGGTGCTCAAGCGCCTGTTCACCGAAGGCAGCGAAGTACGCGAAGGCCAGTCCTTGTTCCGGATCGACCCGGCCCCTTACCAGGCGCAGGTGGCCGCAGCGCAGGCCGACTTGGGCCGCGCCCAGGCTACCCTGACCCAGGCCGCGTCGCTGGCCGAGCGCTACAAGCCGCTGGTCGAGGCCAACGCCATCAGCAAGCTGGAATACACCAACGCCGTCGCCGCCCGGAAGCAGGCCGAGGCCGCGGTGGCCGCGTCGCGCGCCCAGGTCCGCATCGCCCAAATCAACGCCGGCTATGCCGACGTGACCGCGCCGATCTCGGGCCGTATCGGCCGCACGCTGGTGACCGAAGGCGCGCTGGTGTCGGCAGCCGAAGCAACCCAGATGGCGCTGATCCAGCAGACCAACCCGATGTACCTGAATATCACCCAGTCGGCCTCGGAACTGCAGCGCCTGCGCAAGCAGGCCGGGGGCAAGGTCAATGACGCGCCAGTTACCGTGCTGCTCGACGACGGCACCGAGTTGCCGACCCGCGGCCGCCTGCTGTTCTCGGACGTGACGGTTGATCCGGGCACCGGCCAGGTCACCCTGCGCGCGACGGTGGCCAACCCGGACAACGCCCTGCTGCCGGGCCAGTACGTGCGGGTGCGCCTGGCGCAAGCCCAGGTCGCGAACGGCATCGTCGTGCCGCAACAGGCCGTCACCCGCGGCGGTGCCCAGGGCGACACCCTGATGGTGGTCGGCGCCGACAACAAGCCGACCCCGCGTACCGTCAAGATCGGTTCGCAGCAAGGCAATGCCTGGGTCGTCACCGAGGGCCTGAAGGAAGGCGAGCGCGTGATGGTGGACGGCTTCCAGAAACTGCAGATGCTGCCGCCGGGCACGCCGGTCAAGCCGGTACCGTGGGCGCCAGCCGCCGCCGCCCCGGCCTCTGCTGCACGCTAA
- the rph gene encoding ribonuclease PH — protein MTFQVRPSGRSVDQLRSIRLTRQYTRHAEGSVLIECGDTKVICTASIEEKVPGFLKGKAQGWLTAEYGMLPRSTHTRMDREAARGKQSGRTQEIQRLIGRSLRAAFDLQAFGERTLHLDCDVIQADGGTRTASITGAMVAAHDAFSVLVGRGLLPAVPLRHFVAAISVGVYRGTPVLDLDYIEDSDCDTDMNVVMNEQGHFIEVQGTAEGAAFDRAGMNRLLDLGQLGIAELIMLQKRSLGLVG, from the coding sequence ATGACATTCCAGGTACGCCCGAGCGGCCGTAGCGTCGACCAGTTGCGCAGCATCCGCCTGACCCGCCAGTACACCCGCCACGCCGAAGGTTCGGTGCTGATCGAATGCGGCGATACCAAGGTGATCTGCACCGCCAGCATCGAAGAAAAGGTGCCGGGTTTCCTGAAGGGCAAGGCCCAGGGCTGGCTGACGGCCGAATACGGCATGCTGCCGCGCTCGACCCACACCCGCATGGACCGCGAAGCCGCGCGCGGCAAGCAAAGCGGCCGCACGCAAGAGATCCAGCGCCTGATCGGCCGGTCGCTGCGCGCCGCCTTCGACCTGCAGGCATTCGGCGAGCGCACCCTGCACCTCGACTGCGACGTAATCCAGGCCGACGGCGGCACCCGTACCGCCTCGATTACCGGCGCCATGGTGGCGGCCCATGATGCGTTCAGCGTGCTGGTGGGGCGGGGCCTGCTCCCGGCGGTGCCGCTCAGGCACTTCGTGGCAGCGATCTCGGTCGGCGTGTACCGGGGCACGCCGGTGCTCGACCTGGATTACATCGAAGATTCGGACTGCGATACCGACATGAACGTGGTGATGAACGAGCAGGGGCATTTCATCGAGGTGCAGGGCACGGCCGAAGGCGCGGCGTTCGACCGGGCAGGGATGAACCGGCTGCTCGATCTGGGCCAGCTGGGCATTGCCGAGCTGATCATGTTGCAAAAGCGGTCCCTTGGGCTGGTTGGCTAA
- the rdgB gene encoding RdgB/HAM1 family non-canonical purine NTP pyrophosphatase, with amino-acid sequence MTQRLILASNNAGKLQEFAQLLAPIGFALHPQGEFDVPEAEEPFHTFVENALAKARHAARLTGLPALADDSGVCVNALGGAPGVYSARFAGEPKSDARNNAKLIAELAPHGDKSAYYYCVLVYVRHADDPQPVIADGCWHGEIIDTPRGANGFGYDPHFLIPALGKTTAELEPSEKNARSHRGQALRALVEKLR; translated from the coding sequence ATGACCCAACGCCTGATCCTCGCCTCGAACAACGCCGGCAAACTGCAAGAATTCGCGCAGCTGCTCGCACCCATCGGTTTCGCACTGCATCCGCAGGGCGAATTCGACGTGCCCGAAGCCGAAGAGCCGTTTCACACTTTTGTTGAAAACGCGTTGGCCAAGGCGCGCCACGCGGCGCGCCTGACCGGCCTGCCGGCGCTGGCCGACGACTCCGGGGTCTGCGTCAATGCGCTGGGCGGCGCGCCGGGCGTGTATTCGGCGCGCTTCGCGGGTGAACCGAAATCGGATGCGCGCAACAATGCCAAGCTGATCGCCGAGCTGGCCCCGCATGGCGACAAGTCGGCCTATTACTACTGCGTGCTGGTCTATGTGCGCCATGCCGACGACCCGCAGCCCGTCATTGCCGACGGCTGCTGGCACGGCGAGATCATCGATACCCCGCGCGGCGCCAACGGCTTTGGCTACGACCCGCACTTCCTGATCCCGGCGCTTGGCAAGACCACCGCCGAACTCGAACCGAGCGAGAAAAACGCCCGCTCGCACCGCGGCCAGGCCCTGCGCGCACTGGTAGAGAAGCTGCGATGA
- a CDS encoding efflux RND transporter permease subunit, with product MARFFIDRPIFAWVIALFIMVIGAVSITQLPIAQYPNVAPPSIVINAAYPGASAQTLEDAVISVIEREMNGSPGLIYMESSSSASGSGSITLTFETGTDPDLAQVDVQNRLARATPRLPQAVNQQGVRVDKVRANFLMFTILSSSDPKWDPIALGDYASRTVLPELQRVPGVGTAQLFGTERAMRVWIDPAKLVGLRLSPADVNNAIRSQNAQVASGTIGELPLAQGQQITATVVVSGQLSSVEQFGNIVLRANPDGSTVRLKDVARIEIGGQSYSTSARLNGKPSTGIGIQLAPSGNALETARMVRERVAELSKFFPPGMKATVPFDSSKFIDISIEQVLYTLIEALVLVFLVMYLFLQNFRYTIIPTIVVPIALLGSIATLLVLGYSINVLTMFGMVLVIGIVVDDAIVVVENVERIMSEEGLPPLQATRKAMGQISGAIIGVTVVLISVFVPLAFFGGAVGNIYRQFAVVMVSSIAFSAFLALTLTPALCAHLLKPVEAGHHHEKKGLFGWFNRKFTATAKGYEGWVGKIIRSSGRALMVFVLVIGLVGLMFTRMPNSFLPNEDQGYVIANIQLPPGATLERTNEVMRTAENFIMKQPEVANMVSVLGFSFSGAGQNMALAFIPLKDWDERKDANSSAQSVANRIMGGLSGVRDAFIFALSPPPIPELGRGTGFSFRLQDRGGNGHDALLAARNQLLGMAAQSPVLSGVRPEGLEDAPQVRLDIDRDKAQALGVSFEAINSAISTALGSSYVNDFPNAGRLQRVVVQAEAEARMQPDDLLKLSALNARGEPVPLSSFASTRWVTGPMQTIRYNGYSAMSLSGDAKAGYSTGDALAEMERLAAQLPPGFGFEWTGQSREEKLSGGTMGILMAFAMLAIFLALAALYESWSIPVSVLLVVPLGILGAILAATMRGYPNDVYFKIGLVTIIGLAAKNAVLIVEFAKDLQAQGRTPMEAAIEAAHLRFRPIIMTSLAFILGVLPLVIASGAGSASQRAIGTGVMGGMITATTLGVLFVPMFFVVVRKLFKGSERQRKKYAHEEPAATAVHEKI from the coding sequence ATGGCACGTTTTTTCATCGACCGCCCGATTTTTGCGTGGGTGATCGCATTATTTATCATGGTAATCGGCGCGGTGTCGATCACCCAGCTGCCGATCGCACAATATCCGAACGTGGCCCCGCCCTCGATCGTGATCAACGCCGCCTACCCGGGCGCATCGGCCCAGACCCTCGAAGACGCGGTCATCTCCGTCATTGAACGCGAGATGAACGGCTCCCCCGGCCTGATCTACATGGAATCGAGCAGCTCGGCCAGCGGCAGCGGCTCGATCACGCTGACATTTGAAACCGGCACCGATCCGGACCTGGCGCAGGTCGATGTCCAGAACCGCCTGGCACGCGCCACCCCGCGCCTGCCGCAGGCGGTCAACCAGCAGGGTGTGCGGGTCGACAAGGTGCGCGCCAACTTTTTGATGTTCACCATTCTGTCGTCAAGCGATCCGAAATGGGACCCGATCGCCCTCGGCGACTATGCTTCGCGCACCGTCCTGCCCGAGCTCCAGCGCGTGCCCGGCGTCGGCACCGCGCAGCTGTTCGGTACCGAGCGCGCAATGCGGGTCTGGATCGACCCGGCCAAGCTGGTCGGCCTGCGCCTGTCGCCGGCCGATGTCAACAACGCGATCCGCAGCCAGAACGCCCAGGTGGCCTCGGGCACGATCGGCGAACTGCCGCTGGCCCAAGGCCAGCAAATCACCGCGACCGTGGTTGTCTCCGGCCAGCTCAGTAGCGTCGAACAGTTCGGCAATATCGTGCTGCGCGCGAACCCCGACGGCTCGACCGTGCGACTGAAGGACGTGGCCCGCATCGAAATCGGCGGCCAGTCCTACTCCACCTCGGCGCGCCTGAACGGCAAGCCGTCCACCGGTATCGGCATCCAGCTGGCGCCGTCGGGCAATGCCCTGGAAACGGCGCGCATGGTGCGCGAGCGCGTGGCCGAACTGTCGAAGTTCTTCCCGCCTGGCATGAAGGCCACGGTACCGTTCGACAGCTCGAAGTTCATCGACATCTCGATCGAGCAGGTGCTCTATACCCTCATCGAAGCGCTGGTGCTGGTGTTCCTGGTGATGTACCTGTTCTTGCAGAATTTCCGCTATACGATCATCCCGACCATCGTGGTTCCGATCGCCCTGCTCGGCTCCATCGCCACGCTGCTGGTACTGGGCTATTCGATCAACGTGCTGACCATGTTCGGCATGGTGCTGGTGATCGGTATCGTGGTCGACGATGCCATCGTGGTGGTCGAGAACGTCGAGCGCATCATGAGCGAAGAAGGATTGCCGCCACTGCAAGCCACGCGCAAGGCCATGGGCCAGATCTCGGGCGCCATCATCGGCGTGACCGTGGTGCTGATATCGGTGTTTGTCCCGCTGGCCTTCTTCGGCGGCGCGGTCGGCAACATCTACCGCCAGTTCGCGGTCGTGATGGTGTCGTCGATCGCCTTCTCGGCCTTCCTGGCGCTGACCCTGACCCCGGCGCTGTGCGCCCACCTGCTCAAGCCGGTCGAAGCGGGCCACCACCATGAAAAGAAAGGCCTGTTCGGCTGGTTCAACCGCAAGTTCACCGCCACCGCCAAGGGCTATGAAGGCTGGGTCGGCAAGATTATCCGCAGCTCCGGCCGCGCCTTGATGGTGTTCGTGCTGGTGATCGGCCTGGTCGGCCTGATGTTCACGCGCATGCCCAACTCGTTTTTGCCGAACGAAGACCAGGGCTATGTGATCGCCAACATCCAGCTGCCGCCTGGCGCCACGCTCGAGCGCACCAACGAAGTGATGCGCACCGCCGAGAACTTCATCATGAAGCAGCCTGAAGTGGCCAACATGGTCAGCGTGCTGGGCTTCTCGTTCTCGGGCGCGGGCCAGAACATGGCGCTGGCCTTCATTCCCTTGAAAGACTGGGACGAACGCAAGGACGCCAATTCAAGCGCGCAGTCGGTGGCCAACCGCATCATGGGCGGCCTGTCGGGCGTGCGCGACGCCTTCATCTTTGCCCTGTCGCCGCCGCCGATCCCCGAACTGGGGCGCGGCACCGGCTTCTCGTTCCGCCTGCAGGACCGTGGCGGCAACGGCCATGACGCGCTGCTGGCGGCGCGCAACCAGCTGCTGGGCATGGCCGCGCAAAGCCCGGTGCTGTCGGGCGTGCGCCCGGAAGGCCTGGAGGATGCGCCACAGGTCAGGCTCGACATCGACCGCGACAAGGCGCAGGCCCTGGGCGTGAGTTTTGAAGCGATCAACAGCGCGATCTCGACCGCGCTCGGGTCGTCGTATGTCAACGACTTCCCGAACGCCGGGCGCCTGCAGCGCGTCGTGGTGCAGGCCGAGGCCGAGGCCCGCATGCAGCCCGACGACCTGCTCAAGCTGAGCGCCCTCAATGCACGGGGCGAACCGGTGCCGCTGTCGTCGTTCGCCTCGACCCGCTGGGTGACCGGACCGATGCAGACCATCCGCTACAACGGCTATTCGGCCATGAGCCTCTCGGGCGACGCCAAGGCGGGTTATTCGACCGGCGATGCGCTGGCCGAAATGGAACGTCTGGCAGCCCAGCTGCCGCCGGGCTTCGGCTTCGAATGGACCGGGCAGTCGCGCGAGGAGAAGCTTTCCGGCGGCACGATGGGCATCCTGATGGCGTTTGCGATGCTGGCGATCTTCCTGGCACTGGCGGCCCTCTACGAGAGCTGGTCGATCCCGGTGTCGGTGCTGCTGGTGGTGCCGCTCGGTATCCTGGGCGCGATCCTGGCGGCCACGATGCGCGGCTATCCGAACGACGTGTACTTCAAGATCGGCCTGGTGACCATCATTGGCCTGGCGGCCAAGAACGCCGTGCTGATCGTCGAGTTCGCGAAAGACCTGCAGGCGCAGGGACGCACGCCAATGGAAGCGGCGATCGAAGCGGCGCACCTGCGTTTCCGCCCGATCATCATGACGTCGCTGGCCTTCATCCTCGGCGTGCTGCCGCTGGTGATCGCAAGCGGCGCCGGCTCGGCATCGCAGCGCGCGATCGGTACCGGCGTGATGGGCGGTATGATTACGGCTACCACGCTGGGAGTGCTGTTCGTCCCAATGTTCTTCGTCGTCGTGCGCAAGCTGTTCAAGGGCAGCGAGCGCCAGCGCAAGAAATACGCGCACGAAGAACCGGCAGCAACCGCAGTTCACGAAAAAATATAA